Proteins from one Mesotoga infera genomic window:
- a CDS encoding alpha/beta hydrolase — translation MIIAVIALSVFAFLLLAGFVFSSKVIKPRCVPYEETYRMEIDKSRFDPVWYDKLAKEEHWIDSPYGYKLHAIYLPCDASKKTVIICHGITYSLFGSMKYARIFLDLGFNVMAYDHRNHGKSGGKDTTFGHYEKYDLKAVKEWVLERTGEETTVGLHGESMGAAIALQYLAIDEKISFCIADCGFSDLKELLKIRVEKDFHLPAFPFMDIAGLITRVRTGMSFADISPIKAVGGVRAPVMFVHGSDDWYVPAFMSRKMYEAKKTGPKKLLVVPGAGHASSIATDPARYAVQIRSFLEECGLS, via the coding sequence ATGATTATTGCCGTTATCGCTTTATCGGTTTTCGCTTTTCTGCTTCTGGCCGGTTTTGTTTTTTCAAGCAAGGTCATAAAGCCGCGCTGCGTTCCATACGAAGAGACGTACAGAATGGAGATCGATAAAAGCAGGTTCGACCCTGTCTGGTACGATAAACTTGCGAAGGAGGAGCACTGGATCGACTCGCCCTACGGCTATAAGTTACACGCCATATACCTTCCATGCGACGCCTCGAAAAAGACCGTGATCATCTGCCACGGAATAACCTACTCGCTCTTCGGATCGATGAAATACGCAAGGATCTTTCTCGATCTTGGGTTCAACGTGATGGCTTACGATCACAGAAACCACGGCAAAAGCGGCGGTAAAGACACCACTTTCGGCCACTACGAGAAGTACGACTTGAAAGCCGTCAAGGAGTGGGTTCTGGAGAGAACGGGAGAGGAAACGACCGTCGGCCTGCACGGCGAATCGATGGGCGCGGCGATCGCGCTCCAGTATCTGGCGATTGATGAGAAAATATCGTTCTGCATAGCCGATTGTGGATTCTCCGATCTCAAAGAGTTGTTGAAGATAAGAGTCGAAAAGGATTTCCATCTTCCGGCCTTTCCCTTCATGGATATTGCCGGTCTCATCACTCGTGTCAGAACGGGCATGAGCTTCGCGGATATAAGCCCCATAAAGGCTGTCGGGGGAGTCAGGGCGCCGGTGATGTTCGTTCACGGCTCCGACGACTGGTATGTGCCGGCTTTCATGAGCCGAAAAATGTACGAAGCCAAAAAGACCGGCCCGAAAAAACTCCTCGTTGTACCCGGAGCCGGTCACGCTTCCTCGATAGCGACGGATCCTGCCCGATACGCCGTCCAAATCCGGAGCTTTCTGGAGGAGTGCGGCCTCTCATGA
- a CDS encoding VOC family protein, which translates to MEKRNNPIVYWEINAKDGPALAEFYRDVFGWESAVDDTGFHSFKSGNAGGIDGGIFTGKGLLPPHRALYIEVEDIREVLEKVSKRGIEILQGPFESGNAILAFFRDPEGHMLGLIERKPIQSEK; encoded by the coding sequence GTGGAGAAGAGAAATAACCCCATAGTTTACTGGGAAATCAACGCAAAAGACGGACCGGCCCTGGCTGAGTTTTACCGGGATGTCTTTGGATGGGAGAGTGCCGTGGACGATACCGGCTTTCACTCGTTCAAGAGTGGGAACGCCGGAGGCATAGACGGCGGAATCTTCACCGGCAAAGGGCTTCTCCCGCCCCACAGGGCTTTGTACATAGAAGTCGAAGATATAAGGGAAGTTCTCGAGAAAGTCTCAAAGCGCGGGATCGAGATTCTGCAGGGTCCCTTTGAATCGGGTAACGCGATTCTCGCCTTTTTCAGGGACCCCGAAGGCCATATGCTGGGTCTGATCGAAAGAAAACCTATCCAGAGCGAGAAATGA
- a CDS encoding GNAT family N-acetyltransferase, whose protein sequence is MVRLEKMAAEDFDAYIEKLTANYAKDNVRSGRWTREEALEKSVSQINSLLPEGIETQNHVFFSIVDEGTGDAVGYIWLHVAPGEGHKKAFIYDLIIFEKFRKRGYGRSALVALEEYAKEKGIASISLHVFAHNAAAFSLYRKMGYEVTSMNMIKNIPDTQME, encoded by the coding sequence ATGGTAAGACTGGAGAAAATGGCCGCAGAGGATTTCGACGCGTACATTGAAAAGCTCACGGCGAATTATGCGAAGGATAACGTTCGATCCGGCAGATGGACCAGAGAGGAGGCTCTGGAGAAATCGGTCAGCCAGATAAACTCTCTACTGCCGGAGGGGATCGAAACACAGAACCATGTTTTTTTCAGCATAGTCGATGAAGGGACCGGCGACGCGGTGGGATACATCTGGCTCCATGTCGCGCCCGGAGAAGGCCATAAGAAGGCCTTCATATACGATCTAATAATTTTTGAAAAGTTCAGGAAAAGGGGCTACGGCCGCTCCGCCCTCGTTGCCCTGGAAGAGTACGCGAAAGAAAAGGGAATAGCCAGCATCTCTCTCCACGTATTCGCCCACAACGCGGCTGCCTTTTCGCTTTACAGGAAAATGGGCTACGAAGTTACCAGCATGAATATGATAAAGAATATACCGGATACGCAAATGGAGTGA
- a CDS encoding ATP-binding protein, translating to MDFSTVAFYNPWWDEKSKSTDYAFHLVDKYESSSFKRDYNGLFDLSGNNLYIVRGPRQIGKSTLLKFTIANLLKSGERRSVLYLPLDTISRADELRSLLIQYLQFSRNEKKRYIFIDEITMVDQWQRAVKEVRDNTEMAGDFFALSGSSASDLKRSSERLPGRKGQSGADILLLPLTFREYLSCKKVDGLPKCQPEDILKMVPADSFELLIKNEILKTEFFNYIASGGFPSAVEAYAKGESRETLVRTFWEILIGNIERYGLSRAKLIQILTYVSTRLSSRFSWNSAASETEIDTKTFQKYVEVLGIDYLLLTLKHMDQKTHLTSEKKQKKIYYCDRLISDVVSQKLGLQLDRSAILENIMTTNCVFAFGKNLDNGLDSITEVGYWYSKEGKEIDLLVKNVPIELKYQNSIIPQDLSTIKRHFKKGIILSKHTLDLSGDIKILPLHIFLAITGE from the coding sequence ATGGATTTTTCGACAGTAGCATTCTACAATCCATGGTGGGATGAAAAAAGCAAAAGCACAGACTACGCTTTTCATCTGGTTGACAAGTACGAGAGTAGCTCATTCAAAAGAGACTACAACGGGTTGTTTGATCTGTCTGGAAATAACCTGTATATCGTCAGGGGTCCACGTCAGATTGGAAAGTCTACTCTACTGAAATTCACCATAGCAAACCTCCTGAAATCGGGAGAGAGGCGCTCAGTACTCTATCTCCCGCTGGATACAATATCCAGAGCCGATGAGCTCAGAAGCCTTTTGATTCAATATCTTCAATTCTCCAGAAACGAAAAGAAGCGATATATATTCATCGATGAAATCACGATGGTCGATCAGTGGCAACGCGCAGTCAAAGAGGTCCGAGACAATACGGAGATGGCCGGTGACTTCTTTGCTCTGTCCGGCTCCTCTGCAAGCGACTTAAAGCGATCATCTGAAAGGCTTCCGGGTAGAAAAGGGCAAAGTGGCGCAGATATTCTCCTTCTTCCGTTGACTTTCAGAGAGTACCTGAGCTGCAAGAAAGTTGACGGACTTCCGAAATGTCAACCCGAGGACATTCTTAAAATGGTTCCGGCAGACTCTTTTGAGCTGCTCATTAAGAACGAAATTCTTAAGACTGAATTCTTCAACTACATAGCTTCTGGAGGATTTCCGTCGGCAGTTGAAGCTTATGCAAAAGGCGAAAGTCGCGAGACTCTGGTAAGAACTTTCTGGGAGATCTTGATAGGAAACATAGAAAGGTATGGCCTTTCAAGGGCAAAACTCATCCAGATACTTACATATGTCTCTACCAGACTCTCATCAAGGTTCTCCTGGAACAGCGCGGCAAGCGAGACGGAAATAGACACAAAGACATTTCAAAAATACGTTGAAGTGCTTGGAATCGACTACTTACTCCTTACCCTCAAGCACATGGATCAAAAAACACATCTCACTTCAGAAAAGAAACAGAAGAAGATATATTACTGCGACAGACTAATCAGCGACGTAGTCTCGCAAAAGCTTGGTCTTCAGCTCGACAGGAGCGCGATACTGGAGAACATCATGACGACCAACTGCGTATTCGCCTTTGGAAAGAACCTTGACAACGGACTTGATTCGATTACTGAAGTCGGTTACTGGTACTCAAAAGAAGGGAAGGAAATCGACCTGCTGGTGAAAAACGTTCCGATAGAGCTAAAGTACCAGAACAGCATAATCCCGCAAGATCTCTCGACCATAAAAAGACACTTCAAGAAGGGGATAATCCTTTCGAAGCATACTCTTGACCTCTCAGGAGATATAAAAATACTGCCTCTTCACATCTTCCTCGCGATTACTGGAGAGTAA
- a CDS encoding GNAT family N-acetyltransferase: MVERVCEGNLKDFLSYCHKYGGEHDDSYLPGDDFTIDDDHPSFLLYDEDLRVCGAASLMLEEQYRRAGKGRFMIFHSIQSEPAGYRSLLEAVLAEATGVVINVYLFVPPGPKIQRVLEGLGFEIERYSFVMKRKMTNIQVPVQEGVDFVTFDEREDGELYCHIVNSAFKKIAGHIDIKPDRVSAMIEKYNIPAEGIQLLYFEGTPVGLFFSEITEDGMLEIGPIAVLPEYQGRGLGRALLRRAVQLSQRLGLDSVLSVNAENEKALSLYLKEGFTRVGTRICYGMDLDP, from the coding sequence TTGGTAGAACGTGTATGCGAAGGCAATTTGAAGGATTTTCTTTCTTACTGCCACAAATACGGGGGAGAACACGACGATTCGTATCTCCCCGGTGATGATTTCACTATCGACGACGATCACCCCTCCTTTCTGCTCTACGATGAAGATCTGAGGGTCTGCGGCGCCGCCTCGCTCATGCTGGAAGAGCAATACAGGAGAGCCGGAAAGGGAAGGTTCATGATTTTTCACTCCATTCAATCGGAACCGGCCGGTTACAGGAGCCTGCTCGAGGCCGTCCTTGCAGAAGCCACGGGGGTGGTGATTAACGTCTATCTCTTCGTTCCGCCCGGGCCAAAAATCCAGCGCGTGCTCGAAGGACTGGGCTTTGAGATCGAGCGCTATTCATTTGTCATGAAGAGAAAAATGACGAATATTCAGGTCCCCGTTCAAGAGGGGGTCGATTTCGTGACCTTCGACGAGAGAGAAGACGGAGAGCTTTACTGCCATATAGTCAACAGCGCTTTCAAGAAGATCGCCGGCCATATCGACATAAAACCCGACCGGGTCTCGGCGATGATCGAAAAGTATAACATTCCGGCGGAGGGCATTCAATTGCTTTATTTTGAAGGCACTCCAGTGGGACTCTTTTTCAGTGAAATAACCGAAGACGGAATGCTCGAGATTGGGCCGATAGCCGTACTGCCCGAGTACCAGGGAAGGGGATTGGGCAGGGCGCTGCTGCGCAGGGCTGTTCAACTGTCTCAGCGATTAGGATTGGACAGTGTACTCTCGGTGAACGCCGAAAACGAAAAGGCCCTTTCTCTGTACCTCAAGGAGGGATTCACGAGGGTAGGCACCAGGATCTGCTACGGAATGGATCTGGATCCATGA
- the pepT gene encoding peptidase T, with product MKRMIDRFMRYVSVETTSSHDSDSSPTTEGQLKLAALLRDELEGLGLEEVSLDGHGYVMATLGANTDARVPVIGFVAHMDTSPDASGKDVKARIVRYEGGEITLNPEKGIVLDPSTYPELLDYRGQELIVTDGTTLLGADDKAGIAEIVTALEYLMEHPQIKHGKIRVCFTPDEEVGKGTDHFDVEKFGADYAYTVDGGALGQLQYETFNAAGAKVKITGLNIHPGSAKDRMKNSMLIASEFISLLPAAETPAATQGREGFFHLTSMAGTVEETNLNYIIRDHSRERFENRKRLMQYAAAFLNAKYGEGTVSVTVKDSYRNMREMIEPVMFIVDIAARAMRNVGIEPVIEPVRGGTDGARLSFMGLPTPNIFTGGMNYHGRFEYVPIESMVKAVEVIVEICKLFPSCRTHLMSF from the coding sequence ATGAAAAGGATGATTGACCGCTTCATGAGGTACGTCTCGGTCGAAACGACTTCGAGCCACGATTCCGACTCGAGCCCGACGACCGAAGGTCAGCTTAAACTCGCGGCACTGTTGAGAGACGAACTGGAGGGGCTCGGTCTGGAAGAGGTATCGCTGGACGGGCACGGCTACGTAATGGCCACGCTTGGAGCCAACACCGATGCAAGGGTGCCGGTGATCGGCTTTGTGGCTCACATGGACACCAGCCCGGACGCTAGCGGGAAGGATGTCAAGGCAAGAATAGTCAGGTACGAAGGCGGAGAGATAACGCTCAATCCCGAGAAGGGGATAGTGCTAGATCCTTCTACCTACCCCGAGCTGCTGGATTACAGGGGCCAGGAACTGATAGTAACCGACGGGACGACACTTCTGGGCGCCGACGACAAGGCCGGGATCGCCGAGATCGTCACGGCGCTAGAGTACCTCATGGAGCATCCGCAGATAAAACACGGCAAGATCAGGGTCTGCTTCACTCCGGACGAGGAGGTCGGCAAGGGGACCGATCACTTCGACGTGGAGAAATTCGGCGCCGATTACGCTTACACCGTCGATGGGGGCGCGCTGGGCCAGCTCCAGTACGAGACCTTCAACGCGGCCGGCGCGAAGGTGAAGATAACGGGTCTGAACATACACCCGGGCTCGGCCAAGGACAGGATGAAGAATTCGATGCTGATCGCCTCGGAGTTCATAAGCCTGCTTCCGGCTGCCGAGACGCCCGCGGCCACGCAGGGCAGGGAGGGCTTCTTCCACCTGACCAGCATGGCCGGCACGGTCGAGGAGACGAACCTCAACTATATAATACGCGATCACTCGCGCGAGAGGTTCGAAAACCGAAAGCGATTGATGCAGTACGCGGCGGCTTTCCTCAACGCCAAATACGGGGAAGGCACTGTCAGCGTGACCGTCAAGGATTCTTACAGAAACATGCGGGAGATGATCGAACCGGTCATGTTCATCGTGGACATCGCGGCCCGCGCTATGAGAAACGTGGGAATCGAACCTGTTATAGAGCCGGTCAGGGGAGGCACCGATGGGGCGAGGCTTTCCTTCATGGGATTGCCCACGCCAAACATCTTCACCGGAGGGATGAATTACCACGGCCGTTTCGAATACGTGCCGATCGAGTCCATGGTGAAGGCCGTCGAGGTGATAGTGGAGATCTGCAAGCTCTTCCCGTCATGCCGGACCCACTTAATGTCATTCTGA